Proteins encoded together in one Pseudomonas sp. ADAK13 window:
- the zapE gene encoding cell division protein ZapE, with protein MTFDSPLAAYQHAITEQGFVPDDAQREAVQALQDCHQALHHGDRPITGVYLWGPVGRGKTWLMDQFYQSLRVPARRQHFHHFMGWVHQRSFQLTGTHDPLQALARELSREVRVLCFDELFVNDIGDAIILGRLFQVMFEEGVVMVCTSNQPPDQLYADGFNRDRFLPGIEAIKQHMRVVAVDGGEDHRLHPGTALQRYWVDQPGALAEVFRQLSDGQAVSSAPVAVGYRSIVAVKSSETVLWCRYADLCEQPLAAMDFMLLCDRFKAILLGEVPNLSAQKRPGRIARGTEDAAQRVDAGDRELPELSVHDDSVRRFIALVDECYDRKVPLYIEAKVPLESLYTEGYLEFPFRRTLSRLQEMQLARFGEPDALSRGKM; from the coding sequence ATGACTTTCGACTCGCCACTCGCCGCCTACCAGCACGCCATCACCGAACAGGGTTTCGTCCCCGACGACGCCCAGCGCGAGGCGGTGCAAGCCCTGCAAGACTGCCACCAGGCCCTGCACCACGGTGACAGGCCGATCACCGGCGTGTACTTGTGGGGCCCGGTCGGGCGCGGCAAGACCTGGCTGATGGACCAGTTCTACCAGAGCCTGCGGGTGCCTGCGCGGCGCCAGCATTTCCATCACTTCATGGGGTGGGTGCATCAGCGCTCGTTCCAGCTGACCGGTACCCACGACCCCTTGCAGGCCCTCGCTCGGGAACTGAGCCGGGAAGTGCGGGTGCTGTGTTTTGACGAGTTGTTCGTCAATGACATCGGTGACGCCATCATCCTTGGCCGGCTGTTCCAGGTGATGTTCGAGGAAGGCGTGGTGATGGTCTGCACGTCCAATCAACCTCCGGATCAACTGTATGCGGACGGTTTCAACCGTGATCGCTTCCTGCCGGGCATCGAGGCCATCAAGCAGCATATGCGCGTGGTGGCGGTTGACGGTGGGGAAGACCATCGCCTGCATCCAGGAACCGCGCTGCAGCGCTACTGGGTTGATCAGCCGGGTGCGCTGGCCGAGGTGTTTCGCCAGTTGAGCGACGGGCAGGCTGTCAGCAGTGCACCTGTTGCGGTCGGCTATCGCTCCATCGTCGCGGTGAAGTCCAGTGAAACGGTGCTGTGGTGCCGCTATGCCGACCTGTGCGAACAGCCCCTGGCCGCCATGGATTTCATGCTGCTGTGTGATCGTTTCAAGGCCATCTTGCTGGGGGAGGTGCCCAACCTCAGCGCGCAAAAGCGTCCGGGGCGCATTGCCCGCGGCACGGAAGACGCCGCCCAGCGGGTAGATGCCGGTGACCGGGAACTGCCGGAGCTGTCGGTGCATGATGACAGCGTCCGGCGCTTCATCGCCCTGGTAGACGAGTGCTACGACCGCAAGGTGCCGTTGTACATCGAGGCCAAGGTGCCATTGGAAAGCCTCTACACCGAGGGTTACCTGGAGTTTCCATTTCGCCGTACCCTGAGTCGCTTGCAGGAGATGCAACTGGCGCGCTTTGGTGAGCCTGACGCGCTTTCACGCGGGAAAATGTAG
- a CDS encoding TonB-dependent siderophore receptor has translation MFAPITRSMTLTLGLFSVVLSPDLLAENDPEQESHTPAKALELGSTSITAQGLGATTEHTGAYTTGAMSTATKLNLSIKETPQSVSVITRQQMDDFNLNTLTEVMRQTTGVAVQHLDSDRVSYSSRGYEINNFQVDGMLNTFGRMKSDADTIIYDRVEVVRGATGLTTGAGDPSATVNMVRKRPTAQWQAKAGVSGASHDDYYSYLDVGGPLAFDGRLRGRTVLAYRDSQSYRDNYALQREVGYGILEGDLTDDTVLAVGFDYQNKHVQGTAWGTLPYWNSDGSKAKLPRSANIAANWSSWPLKDETTFATLDHRLAGDWHLKAAYTHRESDTDGKVYYGGSGFPNADRSGMTAWTSHMLGTSKMDVVDVNLAGSYSLLGREHELMVGYGESEQRDSSPHLRDGPVPKGYTSIDDWKHLGGIGKFPDANTGLKGEQGSTRQKAGYLATRLSLTDRLHAVLGSRYGSWEIESTTYNYDKDTDQYLGATKSSQTHNDMWTPYAGLLYDLTPEYTVYASYTDIFNPQSERDASKKYLEPVVGSNYEVGLKGSLLEERLNLAAAYFWSKQDNVAELDSTAQPDTETGEQFYKSGGKGNKVQGFEVEVSGEVRPDWNLTAGYTYTHSLNGEKQRNNTNLPMNLLRVSTAYRLPGEWHALTVGGAVNWQSDFYDFAYRPVGRDTSGTLIRERTRITQQAYTVVNLMSRYQFDDHLSASLNINNLFDKKYYERVGFYNGVYWGDPRSISVALDWKL, from the coding sequence ATGTTTGCGCCTATTACCCGTTCCATGACCTTGACCCTGGGCCTTTTCAGCGTGGTGCTGAGCCCGGACCTGCTGGCTGAAAACGATCCCGAACAGGAATCACACACACCGGCCAAAGCCCTGGAGCTGGGCAGCACCAGCATCACCGCCCAGGGCCTGGGCGCCACCACCGAGCACACCGGCGCCTACACCACCGGCGCGATGAGCACGGCCACCAAGTTGAACCTGTCCATCAAGGAAACACCGCAGTCGGTCTCGGTGATCACCCGCCAACAGATGGATGATTTCAACCTCAACACCCTGACCGAGGTCATGCGCCAGACCACCGGCGTGGCGGTACAGCACCTGGACTCCGACCGGGTCAGCTACTCCTCCCGCGGCTACGAGATCAACAATTTCCAGGTTGACGGCATGCTCAACACCTTCGGCCGTATGAAGTCCGACGCCGACACCATCATCTATGACCGGGTCGAGGTGGTACGCGGCGCCACCGGCCTGACGACCGGCGCCGGCGATCCCTCGGCCACCGTGAACATGGTGCGCAAACGCCCGACCGCCCAGTGGCAGGCCAAGGCGGGTGTCAGTGGTGCCTCCCATGACGATTACTACAGCTACCTGGACGTTGGCGGGCCCCTGGCGTTTGATGGGCGCCTGCGGGGCCGTACGGTGCTCGCCTACCGCGACAGCCAGTCCTATCGCGACAACTACGCGCTGCAACGGGAAGTCGGCTACGGCATCCTCGAGGGCGACCTCACCGACGACACGGTGCTGGCGGTGGGCTTCGATTACCAGAACAAACACGTGCAGGGCACCGCGTGGGGCACCTTGCCCTACTGGAACAGCGATGGCAGCAAAGCCAAGTTGCCCCGCTCCGCCAACATCGCGGCCAACTGGAGTTCCTGGCCGCTGAAAGATGAAACCACCTTCGCCACCCTCGACCACCGGCTGGCCGGCGACTGGCACCTGAAGGCCGCCTACACCCACCGCGAAAGCGACACCGACGGCAAGGTCTACTACGGCGGCTCAGGCTTTCCCAACGCCGACCGCAGTGGCATGACTGCCTGGACCAGCCACATGCTGGGCACCTCGAAAATGGACGTGGTGGACGTGAACCTGGCGGGTTCCTATTCCCTGCTGGGCCGTGAACACGAGTTGATGGTGGGTTACGGCGAATCCGAGCAACGTGATTCTTCGCCACACCTGCGCGACGGGCCGGTGCCCAAGGGCTACACCAGCATCGACGACTGGAAGCACCTGGGCGGGATCGGCAAATTCCCTGACGCCAATACCGGCCTCAAGGGCGAACAAGGCAGCACCCGGCAAAAGGCCGGTTACCTGGCCACCCGCCTGAGCCTGACCGACCGCTTGCATGCCGTACTGGGCAGTCGCTATGGCAGTTGGGAGATCGAAAGCACCACGTATAACTATGACAAGGACACCGACCAGTACCTCGGCGCGACAAAGTCCAGCCAGACCCACAATGACATGTGGACCCCTTACGCCGGCCTGCTCTACGACCTGACCCCGGAGTACACCGTCTACGCCAGCTACACCGATATCTTCAACCCGCAAAGCGAACGCGACGCCAGCAAGAAATACCTGGAGCCGGTGGTGGGCAGCAACTACGAGGTGGGCCTCAAGGGCAGCCTGCTGGAGGAACGCCTGAACCTGGCGGCCGCGTACTTCTGGAGCAAACAAGACAACGTCGCGGAACTGGACAGCACCGCGCAACCGGACACGGAGACCGGCGAGCAGTTTTACAAATCCGGCGGCAAAGGCAACAAAGTGCAAGGCTTCGAGGTAGAAGTCTCCGGAGAGGTGCGCCCCGACTGGAACCTGACCGCCGGCTACACCTACACCCATTCCCTGAATGGTGAGAAACAGCGCAACAACACCAACCTGCCGATGAACCTGCTACGCGTTTCCACGGCCTATCGCCTGCCCGGCGAATGGCACGCCCTCACCGTCGGCGGCGCGGTGAACTGGCAGAGCGACTTCTACGACTTTGCCTACCGCCCGGTGGGCCGGGACACCAGTGGAACACTGATCAGGGAGCGCACACGGATCACCCAGCAGGCCTATACCGTGGTCAACTTGATGTCCCGCTACCAGTTCGACGACCATTTGTCGGCGTCACTTAATATCAACAACCTATTTGATAAAAAATATTACGAGCGCGTCGGCTTTTACAATGGCGTGTATTGGGGAGACCCGCGTTCCATCAGCGTTGCACTTGATTGGAAGCTCTGA
- a CDS encoding phosphoethanolamine transferase CptA, which yields MAMFKRSTTSAKGFDWAGLGWMFLFFWYFSGITQLLIQLTGTSGFSGFRQAFFMSALWLAPMLLFPRRARLVAAVIGVVLWACSMASLGYFFIYQQEFSQSVIFIMFESNISEAGEYATQYFAWWIVLAFIAHTAMAVFLWTRVRPVYLPRGQAMLAATAIVIAIVGYPLVKQIAKSETMELAIDRFETRIEPAVPWQMIVAYRRYTEQLDNMQGMLTSASKIPPLTNLKDSMAGQPSTLVLVIGESTNRQRMSLYGYPRNTTPELDKLRDQLAVFDNVITPRPYTIEALQQVLTFADEENPDLYLKTPSIVSVMKQAGYKTFWITNQQTMTKRNTMLTTFSEQADEQVYLNNNRNQNARQYDGDVLEPFAKAMSDTAERKFIVVHLLGTHMSYQYRYPPTFDKFTDRQGVPDGVSDAQLPTYNSYDNAVLYNDFVVSSLIKDYAKTDPNGFLLYLSDHGEDVFDSAGHSTLGRNEAKPTAPMYTIPFMAYASPKWRESHDWSFAGDLQRPYSSSQLIHTWADMAGLSFDELDHSKSLVSDSFKPRPRLIGDPYARQQKPLIDFSLIKPKQTDAANVVVK from the coding sequence ATGGCGATGTTCAAACGCAGCACTACGTCTGCGAAAGGTTTTGATTGGGCCGGCCTCGGCTGGATGTTCCTGTTCTTCTGGTACTTCTCGGGTATTACCCAACTGCTGATCCAACTGACCGGCACCTCCGGCTTCAGCGGTTTCCGCCAGGCATTTTTCATGAGCGCCCTGTGGCTGGCGCCGATGCTGTTGTTTCCCCGTCGCGCGCGCCTGGTGGCAGCGGTGATTGGCGTGGTGCTGTGGGCCTGCTCCATGGCCAGCCTGGGTTATTTCTTCATCTACCAGCAGGAATTCTCCCAAAGCGTCATCTTCATCATGTTCGAGTCGAACATCTCTGAAGCCGGTGAATACGCCACTCAATACTTTGCCTGGTGGATCGTGTTGGCGTTCATTGCCCACACTGCCATGGCCGTTTTCCTGTGGACCCGCGTACGCCCGGTGTACCTGCCACGCGGCCAGGCGATGCTTGCGGCCACGGCGATTGTGATTGCCATCGTCGGTTACCCGTTGGTCAAGCAGATCGCCAAGAGCGAGACCATGGAACTGGCCATCGACCGCTTCGAAACCCGCATCGAGCCGGCCGTGCCATGGCAGATGATCGTTGCCTACCGCCGCTACACCGAACAACTGGACAACATGCAAGGCATGCTGACCAGCGCCAGCAAGATCCCGCCCCTGACCAACCTCAAGGACAGCATGGCCGGCCAGCCATCGACCCTGGTGCTGGTGATTGGTGAGTCCACCAACCGTCAGCGCATGAGCCTGTACGGCTACCCGCGCAACACCACGCCGGAACTGGACAAACTGCGCGACCAACTGGCGGTGTTCGACAACGTGATCACCCCGCGCCCCTACACCATCGAAGCGCTGCAACAGGTGCTGACCTTTGCCGACGAAGAAAACCCCGACCTGTACCTCAAGACTCCGTCCATCGTCAGCGTGATGAAGCAGGCCGGCTACAAGACCTTCTGGATCACCAACCAGCAGACCATGACCAAGCGCAACACCATGCTCACGACCTTTTCCGAACAGGCCGACGAACAGGTGTACCTCAACAACAACCGCAACCAGAACGCCCGCCAGTACGACGGCGACGTGCTGGAGCCGTTCGCCAAGGCGATGTCTGACACCGCCGAACGCAAATTCATCGTGGTGCACCTGCTGGGCACCCACATGAGCTACCAGTACCGCTACCCGCCGACCTTCGACAAGTTCACCGATCGCCAGGGCGTGCCTGACGGGGTCAGCGACGCGCAGTTGCCGACCTACAACAGCTACGACAATGCGGTGCTGTACAACGATTTCGTGGTGTCGAGCCTGATCAAGGACTACGCCAAGACTGACCCTAACGGCTTCCTGCTGTACCTCTCCGACCACGGTGAAGACGTGTTCGACTCGGCCGGCCACAGCACCCTGGGCCGCAACGAAGCCAAGCCGACAGCACCGATGTACACCATTCCGTTCATGGCCTACGCCTCGCCCAAGTGGCGCGAAAGCCATGACTGGAGTTTTGCCGGTGACTTGCAGCGGCCTTACAGCAGCTCGCAGCTGATTCATACCTGGGCCGACATGGCAGGGTTGAGCTTTGACGAACTGGACCACAGCAAGAGCCTGGTCAGTGACAGCTTCAAGCCTCGACCGCGTTTGATTGGCGATCCGTATGCGCGCCAGCAAAAGCCCCTGATTGACTTCAGCCTGATCAAGCCCAAGCAAACGGACGCCGCCAACGTGGTCGTCAAGTAG
- a CDS encoding GNAT family N-acetyltransferase — protein MDSADILVLQASYTNPVHAEAIGLLLNHYAEDPMGGGHSLPADRLEQLPAELAKRAHAFSVLAFVGGAPAGLVNCFEGFSTFACRPLVNVHDVVVMDKFRGLGLSQKMLQKVEEIARQRGCCKITLEVLEGNAVAQSAYRKFGFDDSVFDPEHGRMLFWNKPL, from the coding sequence ATGGACAGCGCAGACATCCTGGTGCTGCAAGCCAGCTACACCAATCCGGTTCACGCCGAGGCCATTGGCCTGTTGCTCAACCATTACGCAGAAGACCCGATGGGCGGCGGCCACAGCCTGCCGGCCGATCGCCTGGAACAATTGCCGGCGGAGCTGGCCAAGCGTGCGCATGCATTCAGCGTGCTGGCGTTTGTCGGCGGTGCGCCTGCCGGGCTGGTGAATTGCTTTGAAGGGTTTTCCACCTTTGCCTGCCGCCCGCTGGTCAATGTGCACGACGTGGTGGTGATGGATAAATTCCGTGGCCTGGGGTTGAGCCAGAAGATGCTGCAAAAGGTCGAGGAAATCGCTCGCCAGCGTGGCTGCTGCAAAATTACCCTTGAGGTGCTCGAAGGCAATGCGGTGGCACAGTCGGCTTATCGCAAGTTCGGTTTTGATGATTCGGTGTTTGACCCGGAGCATGGCCGGATGTTGTTTTGGAATAAGCCGCTTTAA
- the pepN gene encoding aminopeptidase N has product MRTEQPKMIYLKDYQAPDYLIDETHLTFELFEDHSLVHAQLVMRRNPERGAGLPPLVLDGQQLELVSVNLADQELTDADYQLSDSHLTVHPTSATFTLDTTVKIHPETNTALEGLYKSGGMFCTQCEAEGFRKITYYLDRPDVMSVFTTTVIAEQHSYPVLLSNGNPIASGPGEDGRHWATWEDPFKKPAYLFALVAGDLWCVEDTFTTMTERTVALRIYVEPENIDKCQHAMNSLKKSMRWDEEVYGREYDLDIFMIVAVNDFNMGAMENKGLNIFNSSAVLARAETATDAAHQRVEAIVAHEYFHNWSGNRVTCRDWFQLSLKEGFTVFRDSQFSADMNSATVKRIQDVAYLRTHQFAEDAGPMAHAVRPDGFIEISNFYTLTVYEKGSEVVRMIQTLLGAEGFRKGSDLYFERHDGQAVTCDDFIKAMEDANGADLTQFKRWYSQAGTPRLAVSESYDAVAKTYSLTFRQSCPETPDKVEKLPFVIPVELGLLDGKGAGIALRLAGEATAGATSRVISVTEAEQTFTFVDIAEHPLPSLLRGFSAPVKLSFPYNRDQLMFLMQHDSDGFNRWDAGQQLSVQVLQELIAQHQRGEALALDQRLITALRTVLSDQSLDQAMVAEMLSLPSEAYLTEISEVADVDAIHAAREFAREQLADHLFEGLWLRYQANRDLSKKTPYVAEAEHFARRALQNIALSYLMLSGKPEVLAATLEQFDACDNMTERLTALAVLVNSPFEEEKAKALAVFAENFKDNPLVMDQWFSVQAGSGLPGALERVKTLMQHPAFNIKNPNKVRALVGAFAGQNLINFHAADGSGYRFLADLVIQLNGFNPQIASRQLAPLTRWRKYDSARQALMKGELERIRASGELSSDVFEVVSKSLA; this is encoded by the coding sequence ATGCGCACCGAACAGCCGAAGATGATTTACCTGAAGGACTATCAGGCGCCGGACTACCTGATCGACGAGACGCACCTGACCTTCGAGTTGTTCGAGGACCACAGCCTGGTCCACGCGCAACTGGTGATGCGCCGCAACCCCGAGCGCGGCGCCGGCTTGCCGCCGCTGGTGCTGGACGGGCAACAGCTTGAGCTGGTGTCGGTAAACCTGGCCGATCAGGAACTGACCGACGCAGACTATCAGTTGAGCGACAGCCACCTGACCGTGCACCCCACCAGCGCGACCTTCACCCTCGACACCACGGTGAAGATCCACCCGGAAACCAACACCGCCCTGGAAGGCCTGTACAAATCCGGCGGCATGTTCTGCACCCAGTGCGAGGCCGAAGGCTTCCGCAAGATCACCTATTACCTCGACCGCCCGGACGTGATGAGCGTCTTCACCACCACGGTGATCGCCGAACAACACAGCTACCCGGTGCTGCTGTCCAACGGCAACCCGATTGCGTCCGGCCCCGGCGAAGACGGCCGGCACTGGGCGACCTGGGAAGACCCGTTCAAGAAACCGGCTTACCTGTTCGCACTGGTGGCCGGTGATTTGTGGTGCGTTGAAGACACTTTCACCACCATGACCGAGCGCACCGTGGCGCTGCGCATTTATGTCGAGCCAGAAAATATCGACAAGTGCCAGCACGCCATGAACAGTCTGAAGAAGTCCATGCGCTGGGACGAAGAAGTCTATGGCCGTGAGTACGACCTCGACATTTTCATGATCGTCGCGGTCAACGACTTCAACATGGGCGCCATGGAGAACAAGGGCCTCAACATCTTCAACTCCAGCGCCGTGCTGGCCCGTGCCGAAACCGCCACCGACGCCGCTCACCAGCGTGTCGAGGCGATCGTCGCCCACGAATACTTCCACAACTGGTCGGGCAACCGCGTGACCTGCCGCGACTGGTTCCAGTTGTCGCTGAAGGAAGGCTTCACGGTGTTCCGTGATTCGCAATTCTCTGCCGACATGAACTCGGCGACGGTCAAGCGTATCCAGGACGTGGCCTACTTGCGCACGCACCAGTTCGCCGAAGACGCCGGTCCCATGGCTCACGCCGTACGTCCGGACGGCTTTATCGAAATCTCCAACTTCTACACCCTGACCGTGTACGAAAAGGGCTCGGAAGTCGTCCGCATGATCCAAACCCTGCTCGGCGCCGAAGGCTTCCGCAAGGGCAGCGACCTGTACTTCGAACGCCACGACGGCCAGGCCGTGACCTGCGATGACTTTATCAAGGCCATGGAAGACGCTAACGGCGCCGACCTGACCCAGTTCAAGCGCTGGTACAGCCAAGCCGGCACGCCACGCCTGGCGGTGAGCGAGTCCTACGACGCAGTCGCAAAAACCTACAGCCTGACCTTCCGTCAAAGCTGCCCGGAAACCCCGGATAAGGTGGAAAAACTGCCGTTCGTGATTCCGGTCGAACTGGGCCTGCTGGACGGGAAGGGCGCGGGTATCGCCCTGCGCCTGGCCGGCGAAGCGACGGCTGGCGCCACGTCCCGGGTGATCTCGGTGACCGAAGCTGAACAGACCTTCACCTTTGTCGACATCGCCGAACACCCGCTGCCTTCGCTGCTGCGTGGCTTCTCGGCACCGGTGAAGCTGAGCTTCCCGTACAACCGTGACCAACTGATGTTCCTGATGCAGCACGACAGCGATGGTTTCAATCGCTGGGACGCCGGCCAGCAACTGTCGGTGCAGGTGTTGCAGGAACTGATCGCCCAGCATCAGCGGGGTGAGGCGCTGGCGCTGGATCAGCGCCTGATCACCGCGCTGCGCACGGTGCTCAGCGACCAGAGCCTGGACCAGGCGATGGTTGCCGAGATGCTCTCGCTGCCGAGCGAGGCCTACCTGACTGAAATCAGCGAAGTCGCGGATGTCGACGCCATCCACGCGGCCCGCGAGTTTGCCCGCGAGCAACTGGCGGATCACCTGTTCGAAGGCCTGTGGCTGCGTTACCAGGCCAATCGCGACCTGTCGAAGAAAACCCCGTACGTGGCCGAGGCGGAACACTTTGCCCGTCGCGCCCTGCAGAACATCGCACTGTCGTACCTGATGCTCAGCGGCAAGCCTGAAGTACTGGCGGCGACCCTTGAGCAGTTTGACGCGTGCGACAACATGACCGAGCGCCTCACCGCCCTGGCGGTGTTGGTCAACTCGCCGTTCGAAGAAGAGAAGGCCAAGGCCCTGGCGGTGTTTGCCGAGAACTTCAAGGACAACCCGCTGGTCATGGACCAGTGGTTCAGCGTGCAGGCCGGCAGCGGTTTGCCGGGCGCGCTGGAGCGGGTCAAGACGTTGATGCAGCACCCGGCGTTCAACATCAAGAACCCGAACAAGGTGCGGGCATTGGTGGGCGCGTTTGCCGGGCAGAACCTGATCAACTTCCATGCGGCCGATGGCTCGGGTTACCGCTTCCTGGCGGACCTGGTGATCCAGTTGAACGGCTTCAACCCGCAGATTGCCTCGCGGCAGTTGGCGCCGTTGACCCGCTGGCGCAAGTACGACAGCGCCCGGCAGGCGCTGATGAAGGGTGAGCTGGAGCGGATTCGCGCTTCGGGCGAGCTGTCCAGTGATGTGTTTGAGGTGGTGAGCAAGAGCCTCGCGTAA
- a CDS encoding DUF6026 family protein, with translation MSTAHMTRPPQTLYVSIRRDELRQLKDERDQLQQEVMRLRSHLQGQLNQPSGTQPALC, from the coding sequence ATGAGCACTGCACACATGACCCGCCCGCCACAGACCCTCTATGTCAGCATCCGCCGCGATGAATTACGCCAGTTGAAAGACGAGCGCGACCAACTGCAACAGGAAGTCATGCGTCTGCGCTCGCACTTGCAAGGGCAGCTCAATCAGCCGTCCGGCACCCAGCCCGCCCTTTGCTGA
- a CDS encoding helix-turn-helix transcriptional regulator, translated as MSRTSRLLTLLQVLRGKKRPVTAAVLAAELEISERTLYRDMAELTALGAPIYGEAGVGYVLRAGLFLPPLMLNADETEAIVLGLRYVDQRGDEVLSQAAANALAKIADVLDPAAQEALRNPTLLPGPPGFGYPENRVPLNVFREAIRGQAKLHIDYADASQTASQRLIWPLALGFLNEVRVIVAWCELRGAYRTFRTDRVAAARLQGERYPGRRSDWLRGWRKLMEQNESGPFTPDKN; from the coding sequence GTGTCGCGTACCAGTCGTCTGCTGACCTTGTTGCAAGTCCTGCGGGGCAAAAAACGCCCGGTGACCGCCGCCGTGCTGGCAGCGGAGCTGGAGATATCCGAACGCACCCTGTACCGCGACATGGCCGAGCTGACCGCCCTGGGCGCGCCGATCTACGGCGAGGCGGGCGTGGGCTACGTGCTGCGTGCAGGGCTGTTCCTGCCGCCGCTGATGCTCAATGCCGACGAGACCGAGGCCATCGTGCTGGGCTTGCGGTATGTCGATCAGCGTGGCGACGAAGTGTTGAGCCAGGCGGCTGCCAACGCGCTGGCAAAGATTGCGGATGTGCTCGACCCGGCCGCGCAGGAAGCGTTGCGCAATCCCACGTTGCTGCCGGGCCCGCCAGGCTTCGGCTACCCGGAAAATCGCGTGCCGCTGAATGTGTTTCGCGAAGCCATTCGCGGCCAGGCCAAACTGCATATCGACTACGCGGATGCGAGCCAGACCGCCAGCCAACGCTTGATCTGGCCCCTGGCCCTGGGCTTTCTCAACGAAGTGCGGGTGATCGTCGCGTGGTGCGAGTTGCGCGGTGCCTATCGCACCTTCCGCACCGACCGTGTGGCCGCTGCGCGCCTGCAAGGCGAGCGTTATCCGGGGCGGCGCAGTGACTGGTTGCGGGGCTGGCGCAAGCTGATGGAACAGAACGAATCCGGGCCATTCACTCCTGACAAGAACTGA
- a CDS encoding aldo/keto reductase has product MRNKVFGRRSGLRVSELALGTANFGTGWGHGAEREESKRIYDGYLEAGGNFLDTANGYQFGQSEVLLGEFIASERDRLVIATKYTLRTQPQDEGTLKLGNNRKNMVRAVEESLKRLNTDHIDLFWAHISDNVTPMEEILRGFDDLVRAGKIHYAGLSNFPAWRIARADLLAEVRGFAPLVAIQTEYSLAERTADRELLPMAEALGLAATLWSPLGGGFLTGKYRNSQDDTRASKLGILVHAEKSARETAVLDTLLAVAGELNATPTHIAIAWLREKARRSTTALIPILGPRTREQLDGTLGALTVQLSAEQVARLDAASAIALGVPHEMIAERFPRYAGDDAQDLRWPPVI; this is encoded by the coding sequence ATGCGCAATAAAGTCTTCGGCCGTCGTAGCGGCCTGCGGGTTTCAGAGCTGGCCTTGGGCACCGCCAACTTCGGCACGGGTTGGGGCCATGGCGCCGAGCGCGAAGAGTCCAAGCGGATCTACGACGGTTACCTGGAAGCCGGCGGTAATTTCCTGGATACCGCCAACGGCTACCAGTTCGGCCAATCGGAAGTGCTGCTCGGCGAGTTCATTGCCTCGGAACGGGACCGCCTGGTGATCGCGACCAAGTACACCCTGCGCACCCAGCCGCAAGACGAAGGCACCCTCAAGCTCGGCAATAACCGCAAGAACATGGTGCGCGCCGTCGAAGAAAGCCTGAAACGCCTGAACACCGATCACATTGACCTGTTCTGGGCCCATATCAGCGACAACGTCACGCCGATGGAAGAAATCCTGCGGGGCTTTGATGACCTGGTGCGTGCCGGCAAGATCCACTACGCCGGCTTGTCGAACTTCCCGGCCTGGCGCATTGCCCGCGCCGACCTGCTCGCCGAAGTGCGCGGCTTTGCGCCGCTGGTGGCGATCCAGACGGAATACAGCCTGGCCGAACGCACCGCCGACCGTGAGCTGCTGCCCATGGCCGAAGCGCTGGGCCTGGCCGCCACGTTATGGTCGCCCCTGGGCGGTGGCTTCCTCACCGGCAAGTACCGCAACAGCCAGGACGATACCCGTGCCAGCAAGCTGGGGATTTTGGTTCACGCCGAGAAAAGTGCACGGGAAACCGCCGTGCTCGACACCCTGCTGGCGGTTGCCGGCGAACTGAATGCCACGCCGACTCACATCGCCATCGCCTGGCTGCGGGAAAAAGCCCGTCGTTCGACCACCGCGCTGATCCCGATCCTGGGGCCGCGCACCCGCGAGCAACTGGATGGCACCCTGGGTGCGCTGACGGTGCAACTTTCGGCCGAGCAAGTGGCCCGCCTGGACGCTGCCAGCGCGATTGCGCTGGGTGTGCCCCACGAGATGATCGCCGAGCGCTTCCCGCGATACGCCGGTGATGACGCCCAAGACTTGCGCTGGCCGCCGGTTATCTAA
- a CDS encoding nuclear transport factor 2 family protein: protein MSQPIPELAPAIATYIAAANTGDTSLVVDCFAEDANVFDEGEHQVGTAAIARWMEDTGRRYQPKVQVLNVQHRTGKVLVSNLITGSFPGSPLELRYTFRLNEQGKISRLDISL, encoded by the coding sequence ATGTCCCAACCCATCCCTGAACTGGCCCCGGCGATCGCGACCTACATTGCCGCCGCGAATACCGGCGACACCTCGCTGGTGGTCGACTGCTTTGCCGAGGATGCCAACGTGTTCGACGAAGGTGAGCACCAGGTCGGTACCGCCGCCATTGCCCGCTGGATGGAAGACACCGGGCGCCGTTATCAGCCCAAGGTCCAGGTGCTCAATGTGCAGCACCGCACGGGCAAGGTGCTGGTCAGCAACCTGATCACCGGCAGCTTTCCCGGCAGCCCGCTGGAGCTGCGCTATACCTTCCGCCTCAATGAGCAGGGCAAGATTTCCCGATTGGACATTTCCCTGTAG